A window of the Streptomyces griseochromogenes genome harbors these coding sequences:
- a CDS encoding Pycsar system effector family protein — MSTTTPASDPLHAGRTGPHIDTAIALLRGEVARSDSKAALLLALTGAALAALVSLGVGRHLPTSAVAVGAVGAVALLAATVVLLLAVRPQLGGPGWPQWPKLTDEELLAELTAGQQVALVKVLAASARGKYARICLAVDLVLTGLGFLAVAAVLAALNL, encoded by the coding sequence GTGTCGACCACCACCCCGGCCTCGGACCCGTTGCACGCCGGACGGACCGGCCCGCACATCGACACCGCGATCGCTCTGCTGCGCGGGGAGGTGGCCCGCAGCGACAGCAAGGCGGCGCTGCTGCTGGCCCTGACCGGTGCGGCGTTGGCCGCTCTCGTGTCCCTGGGTGTCGGCCGGCACCTGCCCACCTCGGCCGTGGCCGTGGGGGCGGTGGGAGCGGTCGCGCTCTTGGCCGCCACCGTCGTGCTGCTGCTCGCCGTCCGCCCCCAGTTGGGCGGTCCGGGGTGGCCGCAGTGGCCGAAACTCACCGATGAAGAGCTGCTGGCAGAGCTGACCGCCGGCCAGCAAGTGGCCTTGGTGAAGGTCCTCGCCGCCTCCGCCCGGGGAAAGTACGCCCGGATATGCCTCGCGGTCGACCTGGTCCTGACCGGACTGGGCTTCCTCGCCGTGGCGGCCGTCCTCGCCGCGCTGAACTTATGA
- a CDS encoding FadR/GntR family transcriptional regulator, which translates to MEALPRETIVDVLESRLREDILTGRHPAGSYLPPERTLADGYGVTRTTLKHAFGRLMQAGLLETRHGVGTRVRDYLRLGGADLLPMLVRHSPDWIGEVFEVRHSIGALIAERAAARGTARQRAELRTLLAAVADAGDTDAVQLADIEVHRALARATGNRVYVLLTNTLFNAYLPVRAALQGPFTDAHVAHGRLAPVVEAVAAGDAPGARRAAEQYLTATERIMLEGLA; encoded by the coding sequence GTGGAGGCACTGCCCCGCGAAACGATCGTCGATGTGCTGGAGAGTCGTCTGCGTGAGGACATCCTCACCGGACGCCATCCCGCGGGCAGCTACCTGCCACCCGAGCGCACCCTCGCCGACGGCTACGGTGTCACCCGCACCACCCTCAAGCACGCCTTCGGGCGTCTCATGCAGGCCGGACTGCTGGAGACCCGGCACGGCGTCGGCACCCGGGTGCGGGACTACCTGCGTCTGGGCGGCGCCGACCTGCTGCCCATGCTCGTACGGCACAGCCCCGACTGGATCGGTGAGGTCTTCGAAGTACGGCACAGCATCGGCGCGTTGATCGCGGAGCGCGCCGCGGCCCGGGGGACCGCCCGGCAGCGGGCCGAGCTGCGCACACTGCTCGCGGCCGTCGCCGACGCGGGCGACACCGACGCCGTACAGCTCGCGGACATCGAGGTCCACCGGGCTCTGGCCCGCGCCACCGGCAACCGCGTCTACGTCCTGCTGACCAATACCCTCTTCAACGCCTATCTGCCGGTGCGCGCCGCACTGCAGGGACCGTTCACGGATGCCCACGTGGCCCACGGGCGCCTGGCCCCGGTGGTCGAGGCGGTGGCGGCCGGTGACGCGCCGGGCGCCCGGCGGGCCGCCGAACAGTACCTGACGGCGACTGAACGGATCATGCTGGAGGGCCTCGCATGA
- a CDS encoding GMC family oxidoreductase encodes MSLQGLVAALIADDGTADWPRRVPARLDTVLATMPLPARVGIRTAAHAVNAYAMARTGRTLGPLTAPERESVLGELTARPALLPLLDVLKVPVLLAAGTERMLQDGPAPRGLPRQDPPLDLTPASAWPARSTADAVVIGSGAGGAMAARTLARAGLDVVVLEEGRHHSTESFGRRTPLDRFTELYRDGGASAAVGSPPLLLPVGRAVGGTTVVNSGTCYRTPDHVLDHWSKDFGFTLADDFERRLDEVERTLRVATQPTQVLGANGRITLAGARELGWRAAPLRRNAPGCQGSCQCVVGCPTGAKQSVQLSVLPDACAAGARIVTDARVERILVDTDRPGGPRAAGVRARGADGGFEILAPLVVVAAGALQSPPLLRRSGLGRHPRLGRNLSVHPATSVAGRFAGPVTAWKGVLQSVGVEEHHPEGILIEATATPPGMGSFILPGLGGELRRELESADRLATLGAMIADRPSGSVLGRDRTLVRYDVDRRDADRLIRAVRAMGELLFAAGAEEVLTGIPRTPRVRSLPELDAVLAGTSVRQLHLSAYHPTGTVAAGASSQHFPVDPEGRLRGVHGVLVADASVLPSCPQVNPQLSIMAAALAIAELHLRE; translated from the coding sequence ATGAGTCTCCAAGGCCTCGTGGCCGCCCTCATCGCCGACGACGGCACCGCCGACTGGCCGCGACGCGTCCCCGCCAGACTGGACACCGTCCTCGCCACGATGCCCTTGCCGGCCCGGGTCGGCATACGGACGGCGGCGCACGCCGTGAACGCGTACGCCATGGCCCGCACCGGACGAACCCTGGGCCCGCTCACCGCGCCGGAACGGGAGTCCGTACTGGGCGAGTTGACCGCACGGCCCGCCCTTCTCCCGCTCCTCGACGTGCTCAAAGTGCCCGTCCTGCTGGCGGCCGGAACGGAGCGGATGCTCCAGGACGGTCCCGCACCGCGCGGCCTCCCGCGCCAGGACCCGCCCCTCGACCTGACGCCCGCATCCGCCTGGCCCGCGCGCTCCACCGCCGACGCGGTGGTCATCGGCTCGGGGGCGGGCGGAGCGATGGCCGCCCGGACCCTTGCCCGCGCCGGCCTGGACGTCGTCGTCCTGGAAGAAGGACGGCACCACTCCACCGAATCGTTCGGCCGGCGTACGCCGCTCGACCGGTTCACCGAGCTCTACCGGGACGGCGGAGCGAGTGCCGCCGTCGGCAGCCCACCGCTGCTGCTGCCGGTGGGCCGAGCCGTCGGTGGCACGACCGTCGTCAACTCCGGCACCTGCTACCGCACTCCGGACCACGTCCTGGACCACTGGAGCAAGGACTTCGGCTTCACGCTCGCCGACGACTTCGAACGCCGTCTGGACGAGGTCGAGCGCACCCTGCGGGTGGCCACCCAGCCCACCCAGGTCCTCGGCGCCAACGGCCGTATCACGCTCGCCGGTGCCCGCGAACTCGGCTGGCGGGCCGCGCCCCTGCGCCGCAACGCGCCCGGCTGCCAAGGCTCCTGCCAGTGTGTGGTGGGCTGCCCGACCGGCGCCAAACAGAGTGTGCAGCTTTCCGTGCTGCCCGACGCCTGCGCCGCGGGGGCCCGTATCGTCACCGACGCGCGGGTGGAGCGCATCCTCGTCGACACGGACCGGCCCGGAGGCCCACGCGCCGCGGGGGTGCGCGCCCGCGGGGCGGACGGAGGGTTCGAAATCCTCGCGCCCCTGGTCGTCGTCGCGGCAGGCGCGCTGCAGTCACCGCCGCTCCTGCGCCGCTCCGGTCTCGGCCGACACCCTCGCCTGGGCCGCAACCTCAGCGTCCACCCGGCCACGAGCGTCGCCGGACGCTTCGCCGGACCGGTCACCGCGTGGAAGGGCGTGCTGCAGAGCGTCGGAGTGGAGGAGCACCACCCGGAAGGCATCCTCATCGAGGCCACCGCCACCCCGCCCGGCATGGGCTCGTTCATCCTCCCCGGACTCGGAGGCGAGCTGCGGCGCGAACTGGAGAGCGCCGACCGTCTCGCCACGCTCGGCGCGATGATCGCCGACCGCCCCTCCGGCAGCGTTCTCGGCCGTGACCGCACGCTGGTCCGCTACGACGTGGACCGCCGCGACGCGGACCGACTGATCCGGGCCGTTCGCGCCATGGGCGAGCTGCTGTTCGCCGCGGGCGCCGAGGAAGTGCTCACCGGCATCCCCCGCACGCCCCGCGTACGCAGCCTCCCGGAACTGGACGCCGTCCTCGCCGGCACGAGCGTCCGGCAGCTTCATCTGTCGGCCTACCACCCGACCGGGACCGTAGCCGCGGGCGCAAGCTCACAGCACTTCCCGGTCGACCCGGAGGGCCGTCTGCGCGGAGTACACGGAGTGCTGGTCGCAGACGCCTCGGTGCTGCCCAGCTGCCCGCAGGTGAACCCCCAGCTCAGCATCATGGCGGCGGCCCTGGCGATCGCGGAGCTGCATCTCCGGGAGTGA
- a CDS encoding ALQxL family class IV lanthipeptide: MEFDVNALQHLQEEEPETGLYPCTWTCPWTSTSAED; encoded by the coding sequence ATGGAGTTTGACGTGAACGCCCTGCAGCACCTGCAGGAGGAGGAGCCCGAGACGGGCCTCTACCCGTGCACGTGGACCTGCCCGTGGACCTCGACGTCCGCGGAGGACTGA